In Peptostreptococcaceae bacterium, the genomic window GGGAATGGCTGAGGTATCTCTAACATTTGACAACAAAGAAGGAATTCTGCCTATTGAATATGGTGAAGTTATTGTTAAGCGAAGAGTCTATAGATCCGGGGAAAGCGAATATCTTATAAACAACAACCCATGCAAATTGAGAGAAATAAAAGAATTGTTTATGGATACGGGTATAGGAATAGATGGATACTCAATAATAGGACAAGGAAGGATCGACTCGATTTTAAACAGCAAATCAGATGAAAGAAGAAAAATATTTGAAGAAGCTGCCGGAATAGTCAAATACAAAAATAGAAAAGAAAATACGGAAAAAAAGCTGGAAGGTACAAATAAAAACATTCTTAGAGTTGAGGACATTCTTAACGAACTCAAGCTAAGGATTAATCCTTTAAAGCTTGAAGCTGAAAAATCAAAGCGGTATGAAGAATACTATGGTGAATTGAAGGGTATGGAAATTTCACTATTTATGGAAGAAATCGATATTATTAACGGTAAAATGAAGGATAATAGAGAAAAACTCGCAAGCGTAGAAACAAACATATCAAGTTTAGAAAACAAAAAAAATGAATCGAAAATTGAACTAATTGAAACGAAAGAGATTTTGGAACAATTGAGATATAATTCCCGAGAAGGTGAGAAAAACCTTTTGGATGCAAATGAAAAGAGAAATCAACTAAACTATGAGATGGACCTGTTAACTGAGAAAAAGAGATCTTCCATTAAAGAAAAAACTAATAAGAAAAACCAAATAGATGGTAATGAAAAAGAAAATGAAGTATTGTTAAATGCCATGAATAAGCAAAAAAACCTTTCGGATGAGTTTGAGGAAAAGAAATATTTGCTTAAAGAAAGCATGAAAAATGAAGAGGAAAAAATAGAAATATTATCCAACAAATTAGCACTGGCAAAAAATCAACTGCTGAAGGAAAAAGCAAATGTACTTGAGGATTTCAATAAATCGTCTGAAATGAAAAGTGAAATCGCAAGTCTTAATTCATACGAGAAAAGTGTGGAAAAACGTCTGGCAAAATTGCATGAAGATAAAAAGTCAATTGACGAATTGATTGCATGCGCTGCATCTGAAAAAAAAGCTTTTGAAGAGGAAATGGAAATAATTGAAAATAAAAGAGCAAGCTATTTGACTGTACACGAATCTGCCATACATATTTATGAAGAATACAGGGATTTGGAATATGAAACAGAAAAAGGAATAAATGATATCGAGCGTGAAATAAAAACACTACATGAAAGACAGCTTTTTTACAAAAGAATGATTGACAATTATGAAGGCTTTAACAGCAGTGTGAAAAATTCACTAACTGCTTTGCGTGGACACGCATTGGCAAAACATATTGAAGGAACTGTTTCAGAAATCATTAAAGTTGACAAAGTTTATGAATTAGCCATAGAAACTGCATTGGGCTATTCAAGCCAACACATAATATGCGACACAATCGATTCTGCGAGAAAAATCATAGAGTTTGCAAAAAAAGAAAAAACAGGACGCATAACACTTCTTCCAATGAGCGATATAAGAGGTCGAACAGGCAATGGTGGCATTGTTCCAAAAGATGATGACGTTGTAGGAAGAGCTAAGGAATTAATTCGTTATGACAAGAAATTTGAGAATATTGTTGATTTTGTGCTTGGCAGCATAATTATAGTGAAAGATTCGTCAACGGCCACCAGACTTATAAAAAACGGTTTCAGAGGAAGCCGGCTGATCACTCTTGAAGGGGATGTATTCAATCCGGGAGGAACTATCACAGGTGGAAGTGCAAAAGGCAGGAGCGCAGGTCTGTTAACAAGAAAACGAATTTATGGGGATATTATTAGAGAAATTGAAGAAAAAAACAGCGATTTGAAAATAATGAAGACCAATATCGAGGCAATAATTGACAAGAGACTATTAAGTGAAAAGGATTTGAATGAAGCAAAAGAAAAAGTAATGTGGACTGATAATGCAATGGAAAAACTGTCTCGAGATCTTGAAATGGCTGTAAAGAATAATAATACATTAAGAGATAGACAATTTGATTTGGAAAATGAATTGAGTGAATCGATTCAAGAAGGAGAAAATATAGAAAGAAATAGAGCATCTATTGTCAATAGTATAAATGATATGGAAGCCCTTAATTCTTTCAACGAAAAAAGCATAGCGGAATTAGAAAAAAATGAAAAAACACATGCAAACGGACTGGATGCGCTAAAAGAATCACTTAATGTAAAAAAAGTGGAACACGCCATCATGTTTGAAAAAATGAAAGGTATTGAAAATGAAATTTCCAGGTTGAGCTTTTCAATTGATAGGTTGATAAAAAATAACAATGATTGTGAAACTCAATTATCCGAGTTGAATTTGCATATAGAAAAATACGAGAGTGAAATTTTAATGAAGCGTGAAACATTCGAACAATTAACTCTTGAAATAGAAAAATTAAAAAAAGTGAATGTTAAACACGCAATGTCTATAGGTGAAAATGCGGCCATAGCAAGAGCGGGACAAGAATATTTGGATAAAACCAATGAAAACATCATAAAAGAAAAGGAAAGATATCACAAATTAGAAATGTCAGATACAAGAAACCAAATGAATTATGATCATTTTATCAAACAATTATGGGAAGTTTATCAACTTTCTTATATCGAGGCAACGGAGCAGCGAACGGAGATAACGAATAGAAGCTCAATGAATAAGCGCATCGAAGTTCTTAAGAGGGAAATTGAATTACTCGGAGATATAAACAAAACAGCCATAAAGGAATATGATGAAGTATTGCATAGATATGAGTTTCTTAGCAAACAAAAATGCGATTTGATTGAGGCAAAAAACACTCTCGAGGATTTGATTGTAAAGCTTGAAGAGAAGATGGTTAAAATTTTCAAAGAGGAAATTAAAGAAATAAACAGCAACTTTAACAAAACATTCAATCAACTTTTCAATGGGGGAAGAGCGGAAATAATATTCGAAGACACCGAAGACATATTGAATTCACATATAGATATTTATGCGGAGCCTCCAGGCAAAAGGTTGCAAAACCTTAATCTTCTATCTGGCGGAGAAAAGTCGTTGACTGCTATAGCGATGCTTTTCGCAATATTAATGAAAAAGCCTTCGCCTTTCTGTGTGTTGGATGAAATTGAAGCTGCTTTGGATGATGTAAATGTTTATAGGTTTGCATCGTTCTTAAAAAAATTCGCGACACAATCGCAATTCATTTTAATCACGCATCGAAAGGGTACAATGGGAATTGCCGACGTGCTTTACGGAGTCACCATGGAAGAGAAGGGGATATCAAAAATAGTTTCA contains:
- the smc gene encoding chromosome segregation protein SMC, with amino-acid sequence MYLKSIEMYGFKSFAERAEIKFKDGIVGIVGPNGSGKSNITDAVRWVLGEQSAKVLRGNKMEDLIFSGTDRRKQLGMAEVSLTFDNKEGILPIEYGEVIVKRRVYRSGESEYLINNNPCKLREIKELFMDTGIGIDGYSIIGQGRIDSILNSKSDERRKIFEEAAGIVKYKNRKENTEKKLEGTNKNILRVEDILNELKLRINPLKLEAEKSKRYEEYYGELKGMEISLFMEEIDIINGKMKDNREKLASVETNISSLENKKNESKIELIETKEILEQLRYNSREGEKNLLDANEKRNQLNYEMDLLTEKKRSSIKEKTNKKNQIDGNEKENEVLLNAMNKQKNLSDEFEEKKYLLKESMKNEEEKIEILSNKLALAKNQLLKEKANVLEDFNKSSEMKSEIASLNSYEKSVEKRLAKLHEDKKSIDELIACAASEKKAFEEEMEIIENKRASYLTVHESAIHIYEEYRDLEYETEKGINDIEREIKTLHERQLFYKRMIDNYEGFNSSVKNSLTALRGHALAKHIEGTVSEIIKVDKVYELAIETALGYSSQHIICDTIDSARKIIEFAKKEKTGRITLLPMSDIRGRTGNGGIVPKDDDVVGRAKELIRYDKKFENIVDFVLGSIIIVKDSSTATRLIKNGFRGSRLITLEGDVFNPGGTITGGSAKGRSAGLLTRKRIYGDIIREIEEKNSDLKIMKTNIEAIIDKRLLSEKDLNEAKEKVMWTDNAMEKLSRDLEMAVKNNNTLRDRQFDLENELSESIQEGENIERNRASIVNSINDMEALNSFNEKSIAELEKNEKTHANGLDALKESLNVKKVEHAIMFEKMKGIENEISRLSFSIDRLIKNNNDCETQLSELNLHIEKYESEILMKRETFEQLTLEIEKLKKVNVKHAMSIGENAAIARAGQEYLDKTNENIIKEKERYHKLEMSDTRNQMNYDHFIKQLWEVYQLSYIEATEQRTEITNRSSMNKRIEVLKREIELLGDINKTAIKEYDEVLHRYEFLSKQKCDLIEAKNTLEDLIVKLEEKMVKIFKEEIKEINSNFNKTFNQLFNGGRAEIIFEDTEDILNSHIDIYAEPPGKRLQNLNLLSGGEKSLTAIAMLFAILMKKPSPFCVLDEIEAALDDVNVYRFASFLKKFATQSQFILITHRKGTMGIADVLYGVTMEEKGISKIVSLEIKNKAS